A window of Fibrobacter sp. UWH6 contains these coding sequences:
- a CDS encoding YkvA family protein, whose protein sequence is MGFFKLLVAIGAAAYGISPVDIIPDVVPVVGWADDVGVILTALAIIAKA, encoded by the coding sequence ATGGGATTCTTCAAGTTATTAGTCGCCATTGGAGCTGCCGCATACGGAATTTCCCCGGTAGACATAATTCCCGATGTCGTTCCAGTTGTTGGCTGGGCGGATGATGTGGGGGTGATTTTGACTGCATTAGCTATTATAGCGAAAGCGTAG
- a CDS encoding nucleotidyltransferase family protein yields MINIPEKLQQQIVQFAKKCELSRVVLFGSRARGTNRDRSDVDLAVFGKNVSDFQYMLEDEADSLLSFDVIDMGTVVSQKLKQNIEREGECLYAEV; encoded by the coding sequence ATGATCAACATTCCCGAAAAATTGCAGCAGCAAATCGTTCAGTTCGCAAAGAAGTGTGAACTGAGTCGTGTGGTGCTGTTTGGTTCCCGCGCCCGCGGCACCAATCGGGATCGTAGTGATGTTGACCTAGCTGTATTCGGCAAGAATGTTTCTGATTTTCAGTACATGCTTGAAGACGAAGCCGACTCGCTTTTGTCCTTCGATGTTATTGATATGGGGACAGTTGTATCCCAGAAGTTGAAACAGAATATCGAACGTGAGGGAGAGTGCCTTTATGCAGAAGTTTGA
- a CDS encoding HI0074 family nucleotidyltransferase substrate-binding subunit, translated as MQKFDNFKNCFDVLKKSEKAKALADEIYRTGVIGQFGLAFELAWKTLQELMRAHGIEEAENGSPREILRAGFKYGFLNDESVWLQMLKDRNSATHIYDEEAFNAVLDRVYSSYINLFDNFKTTLESKISVLENSAENKL; from the coding sequence ATGCAGAAGTTTGATAATTTCAAAAACTGTTTTGATGTTCTGAAAAAGTCTGAAAAGGCAAAAGCTTTGGCGGATGAAATTTATAGAACAGGTGTGATTGGCCAGTTTGGTTTGGCTTTTGAGTTGGCCTGGAAAACCCTTCAAGAGTTGATGCGAGCGCATGGAATCGAGGAGGCCGAGAATGGATCTCCTCGAGAAATTCTCCGTGCCGGATTTAAGTACGGATTCCTGAATGATGAATCGGTATGGCTTCAGATGTTGAAGGATCGCAATTCCGCAACGCACATTTACGATGAAGAAGCATTTAATGCTGTTTTGGACCGCGTCTATTCAAGTTATATTAACTTGTTCGATAACTTCAAGACGACCTTGGAATCTAAGATTTCTGTACTAGAGAACTCTGCCGAAAATAAGCTGTAG
- a CDS encoding ATP-binding protein, producing MKRSISKQLLDWKNKAKRKPLVITGARQCGKTYAIKEFGTQEFANFAYINFEGNEALKSIFDYDLDVKRIVRELTLYSGQKIEAGKTLLFFDEIQACPKAITSLKYFCENMPELHVIAAGSLLGVVIRQQEISFPVGKVERLQMFPMSFEEFVMASENGETLLQAAKSTEAFEPLRTVFAEPLEKLLRYYYIVGGMPEAVATFFETHDFEAVSQVLSNILQDYSDDFSKHAPIHDVPKLHLIWDSVPKQLAKDNNKFVFSHVKAGKRAADLEDALQWFFSAGLLHKLECVTNAELPLSNNAEGSIFKVYMSDVGLLRVKSGLDPQTILNETPLYATFKGALTENFVLNELLKQNFHPYFWRSENTAELDFLLEVRNELIPVEVKAEKHTKAKSYNQFCKKFKPKKGLKLSMKNAGTTSVEETETLMLPLYESFRVMELVS from the coding sequence ATGAAGAGATCCATCAGCAAACAACTTTTAGATTGGAAAAACAAAGCCAAGCGAAAGCCACTGGTAATAACCGGCGCTAGACAGTGCGGAAAAACATACGCCATCAAGGAATTTGGAACGCAGGAATTTGCAAATTTCGCCTACATCAATTTTGAAGGGAACGAAGCCCTGAAATCCATTTTCGATTACGATCTGGATGTCAAGCGCATCGTTCGCGAGCTTACCCTTTATTCCGGTCAAAAAATCGAAGCGGGCAAAACCCTGCTTTTCTTTGATGAAATCCAGGCTTGCCCCAAGGCCATCACCAGCCTAAAATACTTCTGCGAAAACATGCCGGAACTCCATGTGATTGCCGCGGGTTCACTTCTCGGAGTCGTCATCCGGCAACAAGAAATTTCATTCCCCGTCGGCAAGGTGGAACGCCTGCAAATGTTCCCCATGAGTTTCGAGGAATTCGTTATGGCTAGCGAAAACGGCGAGACTCTTTTGCAGGCGGCCAAGTCCACTGAAGCTTTTGAACCGCTGCGAACTGTTTTCGCAGAGCCTCTCGAAAAGTTGTTGCGCTACTATTATATTGTCGGAGGGATGCCCGAAGCCGTAGCCACCTTTTTTGAAACCCACGACTTTGAAGCAGTCAGCCAGGTTCTTTCCAACATCCTGCAGGATTACAGCGACGACTTTTCAAAGCATGCCCCCATTCACGATGTTCCAAAGCTACACCTGATTTGGGATTCCGTGCCAAAGCAACTTGCAAAGGACAACAACAAGTTTGTCTTCTCCCATGTCAAGGCGGGCAAGCGAGCTGCAGATCTGGAAGACGCTTTGCAATGGTTTTTCAGCGCAGGTCTGTTGCATAAGCTCGAGTGCGTTACCAACGCGGAACTCCCGCTTTCAAACAACGCAGAAGGATCGATCTTCAAAGTCTATATGAGCGATGTAGGTTTGCTTCGTGTAAAATCCGGTCTGGACCCGCAGACAATCCTTAACGAGACACCTCTTTACGCCACCTTCAAGGGTGCGCTTACAGAAAACTTTGTTCTAAACGAACTTCTAAAACAGAACTTTCATCCTTATTTCTGGCGTTCAGAAAACACAGCCGAACTGGACTTTCTCCTTGAAGTCAGGAATGAACTGATTCCAGTAGAAGTCAAAGCCGAAAAGCACACTAAGGCCAAAAGCTACAACCAGTTCTGCAAAAAATTCAAACCGAAAAAAGGTCTAAAACTTTCCATGAAAAATGCTGGAACCACTAGTGTCGAAGAAACCGAAACCTTGATGTTGCCGCTTTACGAAAGCTTTAGGGTGATGGAGCTTGTTTCATAA